One genomic window of Nitrosomonas sp. Is35 includes the following:
- the ftsY gene encoding signal recognition particle-docking protein FtsY has protein sequence MFSFFKSKKNPADSAETPVSPDTDVQTEAEAESKPEESISFAAKLKQGLARTRQNLGKQLSGLFGGGKIDEALYEELETILLTSDIGVSATQQLLENLRKQVKRDALTDSAQLKEALKESLIAMLEPLAQPLDTTTHKPFVIMITGVNGVGKTTSIGKLAKYFQIQGKSVLLAAGDTFRAAAREQLIAWGERNNVTVIAPDSDPDKKGDPAAVIFDAVNSAKARGIDIVLADTAGRLTTQLHLMEEIKKVKRVVAKAMPDAPHEVLLVLDANTGQNAITQVKAFDEALNVTGLILTKLDGTAKGGVVAAIAGQYPENPPALRFIGVGEGVDDLRPFDARQFVDALFD, from the coding sequence ATGTTCAAACTGAAGCTGAAGCCGAGTCCAAGCCGGAAGAATCGATAAGCTTCGCCGCCAAACTTAAGCAAGGGTTAGCGCGCACCCGGCAGAATCTGGGCAAACAGCTATCGGGTTTATTCGGTGGCGGCAAAATTGATGAGGCGCTTTACGAGGAACTGGAAACTATTTTATTAACCTCCGATATTGGCGTCAGCGCAACGCAGCAGTTATTGGAAAATCTGCGCAAACAAGTCAAGCGCGATGCCCTGACAGACTCGGCACAACTCAAAGAAGCACTGAAAGAATCGCTCATTGCCATGCTGGAACCACTGGCACAACCGCTGGATACTACCACACATAAACCTTTCGTCATCATGATCACCGGCGTCAACGGCGTAGGCAAGACCACATCAATTGGCAAACTGGCCAAATATTTCCAAATTCAGGGAAAATCGGTATTGCTGGCTGCCGGCGATACTTTCCGCGCAGCTGCGCGCGAGCAATTGATTGCTTGGGGGGAACGCAACAATGTCACCGTGATTGCGCCGGACAGCGATCCGGATAAAAAAGGCGATCCGGCGGCGGTGATTTTCGACGCGGTCAATTCCGCCAAAGCGCGCGGCATCGATATCGTGCTGGCGGATACCGCCGGACGGTTAACCACGCAGCTGCATTTGATGGAGGAGATCAAAAAAGTCAAACGCGTCGTCGCCAAAGCGATGCCGGATGCGCCGCACGAAGTATTGCTGGTACTCGATGCCAATACCGGACAAAATGCCATCACGCAAGTCAAGGCGTTTGACGAGGCGCTCAATGTCACCGGTCTGATTCTGACCAAATTGGACGGCACCGCCAAAGGCGGCGTGGTCGCGGCAATTGCCGGGCAGTACCCAGAAAATCCACCAGCATTGCGTTTTATCGGCGTCGGCGAAGGCGTGGACGATTTAAGGCCGTTTGACGCCCGGCAGTTTGTTGATGCACTGTTTGATTAA
- the ftsE gene encoding cell division ATP-binding protein FtsE, whose translation MITFKNVSKRYPDGYVALNNVDLTVEPGEMVFLTGHSGAGKSTLLKLIAAIERPTSGTITISGQNIAQLKPAAIPYMRRKIGFIFQDHKLLFDRSVFDNVLLPLQISNFDNNTVAARVRAALDKVGLLKKEKAMPIALSGGERQRLCIARAVVHRPAILIADEPTGNLDVEYARDIMTMFTSFNQVGVTVLIATHDASLLEDTQHRILSLKQGKLAA comes from the coding sequence ATGATCACTTTCAAAAATGTCTCGAAACGTTATCCCGACGGGTATGTGGCGCTGAATAACGTTGACCTTACGGTTGAGCCCGGTGAAATGGTATTCCTGACCGGTCACTCGGGCGCGGGAAAGAGCACGTTATTAAAACTTATCGCCGCCATCGAACGGCCAACATCCGGCACCATCACGATCAGCGGGCAGAATATCGCCCAGCTTAAACCGGCCGCCATCCCCTACATGCGCCGCAAAATCGGTTTCATTTTCCAGGATCACAAGCTGCTGTTTGATCGCAGCGTTTTTGACAATGTCCTGCTGCCGCTGCAAATCAGCAATTTTGATAACAATACCGTAGCTGCCCGGGTTCGCGCCGCTTTGGATAAAGTGGGCTTGCTCAAAAAAGAAAAAGCCATGCCCATCGCGTTATCCGGCGGGGAAAGACAGCGCTTATGCATCGCACGCGCAGTGGTCCATCGTCCGGCCATTCTGATTGCCGATGAACCCACTGGCAATCTGGATGTTGAATACGCCCGGGATATCATGACCATGTTCACTTCATTTAACCAAGTGGGCGTCACTGTGCTGATTGCAACGCACGATGCTTCACTGCTGGAAGATACGCAACATCGCATTTTGTCACTCAAACAAGGGAAACTGGCGGCATGA
- the ftsX gene encoding permease-like cell division protein FtsX, whose amino-acid sequence MIRAWLTQHGFVFFLTLKRLISTPVTSLLSIIVMGIALSLPAGIYVLMQNLQAISGQTADSPQMSLFLKLDMTQDSIEKVNQRLEENPQIQTVQFIPKDVALQQLQQSTGLTDITPTLMRNPLPDAFVIHTQESSTEALEQLRTVIQSWPEIEHVQFDSAWVERLNALLDLARFAVLMLATLLSIAIIAIMFNTIRLQILTKRDEIEISKLIGATDSFIQRPFLYFGAIQGLAGGATAWLIMALAIHTLNEELVTLAQLYRIDLQLQHLSSTDSISLLLFSAWLGWLGARISVARHLWQIEPK is encoded by the coding sequence ATGATACGCGCATGGCTGACGCAACACGGGTTTGTGTTCTTTCTGACGCTCAAACGGCTGATTTCAACACCGGTTACCAGCTTGCTCAGCATTATTGTGATGGGCATTGCCCTCAGTCTCCCGGCCGGCATTTACGTGCTCATGCAAAACCTGCAAGCCATCTCTGGGCAAACTGCGGATTCCCCGCAAATGAGTTTGTTTCTTAAGCTTGATATGACACAGGATAGCATTGAGAAAGTAAATCAACGCTTGGAAGAAAATCCGCAAATCCAGACTGTCCAGTTTATCCCCAAAGACGTTGCGCTCCAGCAGTTACAACAAAGTACCGGACTCACGGATATCACCCCCACCCTGATGCGCAATCCGCTTCCGGATGCTTTTGTAATTCACACCCAGGAAAGCAGTACCGAGGCATTGGAGCAATTGCGCACAGTCATACAAAGCTGGCCGGAAATCGAACACGTGCAATTTGATTCCGCGTGGGTCGAACGCCTGAATGCCTTACTCGATCTCGCCCGTTTTGCCGTGCTGATGCTGGCAACGCTATTGAGCATTGCGATTATCGCGATCATGTTCAACACCATCCGTCTGCAAATTCTGACCAAGCGCGATGAAATTGAAATATCCAAACTCATCGGTGCAACCGATAGTTTCATCCAGCGACCTTTTCTCTATTTCGGCGCGATTCAGGGGTTGGCGGGAGGCGCTACCGCATGGCTTATCATGGCATTGGCCATCCACACGCTCAATGAAGAGCTCGTCACCCTTGCGCAACTTTATCGCATTGATTTGCAGCTACAACACCTTTCCTCAACTGACAGTATCAGCTTGCTATTGTTTTCCGCTTGGTTAGGGTGGTTAGGCGCCCGCATCTCCGTTGCAAGACATCTCTGGCAAATCGAACCCAAATAA
- the rpoH gene encoding RNA polymerase sigma factor RpoH yields the protein MTNALTLPSMGGSIESYIQSVNSFPILSQEEETSLARRLWNQGDLEAAQQLILSHLRFVVAIARGYKGYGLPQADLIQEGNIGLMKAVKRFDPERGVRLVSFAVHWIKAEIHEFIMRNWRLVKIATTKQQRKLFFNLRSMKQGLDTMNPQEVDAMAAQLGVKSEEVVEMEKRFNGSDISLEPISDEEDDAFSPISYLTDGEEPSQILENEQITNLREKGLQQSLACLDDRSRHIIEARWLREKDTATLHDLAAELGVSAERVRQIEAKALQKMRGALATTA from the coding sequence ATGACGAATGCTCTAACACTGCCTTCAATGGGCGGAAGTATAGAAAGTTATATTCAGTCTGTTAATTCTTTCCCTATTCTCTCGCAAGAGGAAGAAACCAGTCTGGCCCGGCGCTTGTGGAATCAGGGCGATCTCGAAGCTGCGCAACAACTGATTCTGTCGCACTTGCGTTTTGTAGTTGCCATCGCGCGCGGTTACAAAGGCTATGGCCTTCCACAAGCCGACTTGATTCAGGAAGGTAATATCGGACTGATGAAGGCCGTTAAACGCTTCGACCCTGAACGCGGCGTGCGCTTGGTATCGTTTGCCGTTCACTGGATAAAAGCGGAAATTCACGAATTCATCATGCGCAACTGGCGCTTGGTTAAAATAGCCACCACCAAACAGCAACGTAAACTGTTTTTCAACTTGCGCAGCATGAAGCAAGGACTGGATACAATGAACCCGCAAGAAGTCGATGCAATGGCCGCGCAATTGGGGGTTAAATCCGAGGAAGTGGTGGAAATGGAAAAGCGCTTCAACGGCTCGGATATTTCACTGGAACCGATTTCGGATGAAGAAGACGATGCATTCAGTCCGATCAGTTATCTAACCGATGGCGAAGAACCATCACAGATTCTGGAAAATGAGCAAATCACGAATTTACGCGAAAAAGGCCTGCAACAATCGCTCGCGTGTCTGGACGATCGCAGCCGCCATATCATTGAAGCCCGCTGGTTAAGGGAAAAAGATACCGCGACACTGCATGATCTTGCTGCGGAATTAGGCGTATCCGCAGAACGCGTCCGTCAAATTGAAGCCAAAGCACTGCAAAAAATGCGTGGCGCATTGGCAACAACAGCATAA